In one Anas platyrhynchos isolate ZD024472 breed Pekin duck chromosome 8, IASCAAS_PekinDuck_T2T, whole genome shotgun sequence genomic region, the following are encoded:
- the FRRS1 gene encoding ferric-chelate reductase 1 — protein sequence MELPSLASGFWMLICFYVSVNGYPNGRVREACMSMIPCHGSSPQPSPVHIIAVNWTEFKPGDTIEVHLSGPDFEGFFIQARDADHLDSPAVGSFILADRKHSQLLTCGRTKNSAVSHTSKAKKSDVKVYWIAPGNAPKHVQFLATVVKKYKTYWVKIPGPVVSQPNAPFPTTPLYVTSEAISTSHSASYLTKPFNASGCGITKFCIRNPSNCDPGSALCLFLSFQLQKSSVLIEMSGASEGYLAFALSFDQWMGDDDAYLCINENHHVTVSTAYLKGRRPPVLDSENALEDVSWRLADGVLQCSFRRSIHLAASKERFNLDASYYIFLADGEAGEGGPIYKHRRQPLITNGMYNVTGIPQDIGGSRSPGLIKAHGALMFVAWITAVSIGVIVARFFKPVWSHSFLFGKEMWFQVHRMLMLTTVTLTSISFVLPFIYRGGWSKQAGFHPYLGCTVMALTIFQLLMAGFRPSLHAPRRQLFNWFHWSTGTTARILAVVTMFLGMDLPALDLPDPWDTYTMIGFVAWHVGIDVLLEIHSYCLIRKAELIEDDRVQILQSLTSAEAEGHLFKQIVLTIYVCGNIVFLIAFLAAVYQI from the exons ATGGAGCTGCCTAGCCTGGCTTCTGGTTTTTGGATGCTTATTTGCTTCTATGTATCTGTGAACGGATATCCAAATGGGAGAGTAAGAGAAGCCTGCATGAGCATGATACCCTGTCATGGCAGCTCACCACAGCCATCACCTGTGCACATCATTGCAGTTAATTGGACTGAATTTAAACCTGGGGACACTATAGAAG TTCACCTGTCTGGACCAGATTTTGAAGGATTTTTCATACAAGCCCGGGATGCAGATCACTTGGATAGCCCTGCGGTTGGTTCCTTTATATTAGCCGACCGGAAACATTCTCAGCTTCTGACATGTGGTCGTACCAAG AATTCAGCAGTCAGTCACACGAGTAAAGCAAAGAAGAGTGATGTAAAAGTTTATTGGATTGCCCCTGGAAATGCACCAAAACATGTACAATTTCT AGCCACAGTTGTGAAGAAATACAAGACTTACTGGGTGAAGATTCCTGGTCCTGTTGTTTCTCAGCCTAATGCACCATTCCCAACAACACCCTTATATGTGACATCTGAGGCTATATCAACATCACATTCAGCTTCCTACTTAACAAAGCCA TTTAATGCATCAGGTTGTGGAATTACGAAGTTTTGCATTAGGAATCCTTCAAACTGTGATCCTGGAAGTGCTTTGTGCCTTTTCTTATCCTTCCAGCTGCAGAAGAGTTCAGTACTTATTGAAATGAGTGGCGCCAGTGAAGGGTACTTAGCATTTGCATTGTCCTTTGACCAGTGGATG GGTGATGATGATGCATATCTGTGTATTAACGAGAACCACCATGTTACTGTAAGCACCGCATACCTGAAGGGACGAAGACCTCCTGTGTTGGATTCAGAG AATGCCCTTGAAGATGTGTCATGGAGGCTTGCCGATGGTGTTCTTCAATGTTCTTTTAGAAGGAGTATTCATCTTGCAGCATCTAAAGAGAGGTTTAATCTAGACGCCAGTTATTATATCTTTCTGGCAGATGGGGAAGCTGGTGAAG GTGGGCCAATATACAAACATCGTCGTCAGCCTCTAATTACCAATGGAATGTACAATGTCACAGGCATTCCTCAGGATATTGGAGGTTCCCGGTCCCCAGGACTCATCAAGGCTCATG gagcacTGATGTTTGTTGCTTGGATTACTGCAGTTAGTATTGGTGTCATTGTTGCACGATTCTTCAAACCTGTCTGGTCTCATTCATTCCTGTTTGGAAAGGAGATGTGGTTTCAG GTGCATCGTATGCTTATGCTGACCACTGTCACACTTACAAGCATatcttttgttttgccttttataTACCGAGGAGGTTGGAGCAAA CAAGCAGGTTTTCATCCCTATCTTGGCTGTACTGTGATGGCTCTCACAATCTTTCAACTGCTTATGGCGGGTTTCAGACCATCTCTTCATGCACCAAG gAGACAATTGTTTAACTGGTTTCACTGGAGTACTGGTACAACAGCTAGAATACTAGCTG TGGTGACTATGTTCTTGGGAATGGATCTACCAGCACTTGACCTACCAGACCCATGGGACACCTATACAATGATTGGTTTTGTAGCTTGGCATGTTGGTATTGATGTTCTTCTTGAAATACACAGCTACTGTCTCATACGGAAAG CTGAATTGATAGAGGATGACAGAGTACAAATATTGCAGTCACTCAcatctgcagaagcagag ggTCATCTGTTTAAACAGATTGTGTTAACAATCTATGTCTGTGGAAATATAGTATTCCTCATTGCCTTCCTGGCAGCAGTCTACCAAATATGA